A stretch of Neisseria subflava DNA encodes these proteins:
- a CDS encoding MBOAT family O-acyltransferase, with product MPLLSIEFAVFFIAFLPLYWAFARLPQVQNVLLLVAGLGWLYRIDPIFAALILVYSSVVYLVSVLMFSENENIRKFWLGCGISVALTVLCFFKYFDFFRPIIQQYTGQSAVIDILLPLGLSYYTFQSLAYLVYCYREPKGDRFEWHELLLHLSFFPTITSGPIIRAAAFKSIDGEQVGALAQIRTKQARQLIYPALAVGLIVLGIAKKWWLAGVLAEGWVSPVFENPAQFDGWGVLSAIYGYTFQLFFDFSGYSDLVIGLAMLLGFQLPKNFAAPLRAINIRDFWDRWHISLSTWIRDYIYIPLGGSKKGFGRTQLNLMIAMLLSGIWHGYGWSFLIWGALHGAALVFLNCGDKIVGRNALGRLKIGKLLAWLFTFHFVCFAFVVFNSATLTDTEMLFSALFANDKGWNAPLPTDLMLLGTFALMLLLYPYLLRLFEASVKGLDKLPAWLWFIPITLILALIIVFAPSGIPGFIYANF from the coding sequence ATGCCGTTGCTGTCTATTGAGTTTGCGGTATTCTTTATCGCATTTTTGCCGCTGTACTGGGCATTTGCACGTTTGCCGCAAGTTCAAAACGTTTTACTTTTGGTTGCCGGACTGGGCTGGCTTTACCGTATCGACCCTATTTTTGCCGCGCTGATTTTGGTTTACTCGTCTGTGGTTTACCTGGTCAGCGTGCTGATGTTTTCTGAAAACGAGAATATCCGCAAATTTTGGCTGGGTTGCGGTATTTCGGTGGCATTGACTGTTTTGTGTTTCTTCAAATACTTCGACTTTTTCCGCCCGATTATTCAGCAATATACGGGGCAAAGCGCCGTCATCGACATCCTTTTGCCTTTGGGTTTGTCTTATTACACTTTCCAATCGCTGGCTTACTTGGTGTATTGCTACCGCGAGCCTAAGGGAGACCGTTTTGAATGGCACGAGCTCCTACTGCATCTGAGCTTCTTCCCCACAATCACATCCGGCCCGATTATCCGTGCGGCCGCTTTTAAAAGCATAGACGGCGAACAAGTGGGCGCATTGGCGCAAATCCGCACCAAACAGGCACGCCAGCTGATTTATCCGGCGTTGGCGGTCGGCCTGATTGTGTTGGGCATCGCCAAAAAGTGGTGGCTTGCCGGCGTATTGGCGGAAGGCTGGGTATCGCCTGTTTTTGAAAATCCGGCCCAGTTCGACGGCTGGGGCGTGTTGTCTGCGATTTATGGTTACACCTTCCAACTCTTTTTCGACTTTTCCGGCTACTCGGATTTAGTCATCGGTCTGGCTATGCTGCTCGGCTTCCAGCTGCCGAAAAACTTTGCCGCGCCGCTTCGCGCCATCAACATCCGCGACTTCTGGGACAGGTGGCACATCAGCCTGTCCACTTGGATTCGCGACTATATCTATATTCCTTTGGGAGGCAGCAAAAAAGGCTTCGGACGCACCCAGCTCAATCTGATGATTGCCATGTTACTTTCCGGCATTTGGCATGGCTACGGCTGGAGCTTTTTGATTTGGGGCGCGCTGCATGGTGCGGCTTTAGTATTCCTTAACTGCGGCGATAAAATCGTCGGCCGTAATGCCTTAGGCCGTCTGAAAATCGGCAAACTGCTTGCCTGGCTGTTTACCTTCCATTTCGTTTGTTTCGCTTTTGTCGTGTTCAACAGCGCAACGCTTACCGATACGGAAATGCTGTTCAGCGCATTATTTGCCAATGACAAAGGTTGGAACGCGCCTCTGCCGACCGACCTCATGTTGCTGGGTACATTTGCACTGATGCTTTTACTATACCCGTATTTGCTTCGTTTATTTGAAGCATCGGTAAAAGGCTTGGACAAACTGCCTGCATGGCTGTGGTTTATCCCCATCACGCTTATCCTCGCCCTGATTATCGTCTTCGCCCCGTCCGGCATTCCCGGCTTTATTTACGCCAACTTCTAA
- a CDS encoding ShlB/FhaC/HecB family hemolysin secretion/activation protein has protein sequence MYKSRLLPLPVLILSALNAYAANTPNPLDQIDKNVPNQFDKDFRDNLDQIHSVEIQKREQSAWDLQKKQDNDAVTQERPSENNTECLDYTGIELSGITLINSKTIEAKLPKCINQNSINQLNRDIVAEYIAQGYPHTQIKFETTPERVLKLAVIEGKIREITGGSRTVNVDTLFPNHQGKPLNIQYLDQGIEQVNHVVGNNVSIDVYPHDDGTASIQLKNDAQKHWGGSVTIDNKGSKPNTTTLRGSLNIGSPLGLSDSLYLNGYTNLNNHDSHYSRGGSMFYQVPYGAWTFSTYAAASQSQSILTPSVTRYAYRSKSKAAGIKADRVFSRSQKHITSAYAGIDYVKQTAKFADSKLELQSPEIYSAQVGLSHTAILPNGIWLNNIGVEQGFAKNTEHTPFDKRYTSVSLQSNLIQNRPLGKWIVRNHHQIDAQYSPHDLFATKEMDIVGYQNVRGFRSISLSANSAVLLSNTVYFRRNTPHGIYIEPYLGADIGIAKNNNEGSQRAMGWLQV, from the coding sequence ATGTATAAATCCCGCCTTCTCCCCCTGCCCGTATTGATTCTCTCCGCGCTGAACGCCTATGCGGCCAATACGCCGAATCCGCTTGATCAAATTGATAAAAACGTACCCAACCAATTCGACAAAGACTTCCGCGACAATCTTGACCAGATTCATTCGGTTGAAATCCAAAAACGCGAGCAGTCAGCATGGGATTTACAGAAAAAACAAGATAACGACGCAGTTACACAAGAGAGGCCGTCTGAAAACAATACCGAATGCTTGGATTACACCGGTATCGAACTTTCCGGCATTACCCTTATTAATTCCAAAACAATTGAAGCCAAGTTACCCAAATGCATCAATCAAAACAGCATCAACCAACTGAACCGGGACATCGTTGCCGAATATATCGCTCAAGGCTATCCGCACACGCAAATCAAATTTGAAACCACGCCTGAACGCGTCCTAAAATTGGCAGTCATCGAAGGCAAAATCCGTGAGATTACCGGAGGCTCCCGTACAGTCAACGTTGATACCCTCTTCCCCAATCATCAAGGCAAACCACTGAACATCCAATACCTCGACCAAGGTATCGAACAGGTAAACCATGTTGTCGGCAACAACGTCAGTATTGATGTTTATCCGCATGATGACGGCACCGCCTCTATCCAACTTAAAAACGATGCCCAAAAACATTGGGGTGGCAGCGTCACCATCGACAATAAAGGCAGCAAACCCAATACCACGACACTGCGCGGCAGCCTGAATATCGGCAGCCCGTTGGGATTGAGCGACTCCCTTTATCTAAACGGCTATACCAATCTAAACAACCACGACAGCCATTACAGTCGCGGCGGCAGTATGTTCTACCAAGTTCCTTATGGCGCATGGACATTCAGCACTTACGCCGCCGCGTCACAATCGCAAAGCATCTTAACGCCCAGCGTGACCCGCTATGCCTACCGCTCCAAATCCAAAGCGGCAGGAATCAAAGCAGACCGCGTATTCTCACGCAGTCAAAAACACATTACCTCCGCCTATGCCGGCATCGATTATGTGAAACAGACCGCAAAATTTGCCGACAGCAAACTGGAATTGCAAAGCCCTGAAATCTATTCGGCACAAGTCGGCCTGTCGCATACAGCCATCCTGCCAAACGGCATTTGGCTCAACAATATCGGCGTAGAACAAGGGTTTGCGAAAAATACCGAACATACGCCGTTCGACAAGCGCTATACCTCTGTATCCTTGCAAAGCAATTTGATTCAAAACCGTCCATTGGGTAAATGGATCGTGCGCAACCATCACCAAATCGATGCCCAATATAGCCCGCATGATTTGTTTGCCACCAAAGAAATGGACATCGTCGGTTATCAAAATGTACGCGGTTTCCGTTCGATTTCTTTGAGCGCAAACAGCGCAGTCCTGTTGAGCAATACCGTTTATTTCCGCCGCAATACGCCCCACGGTATCTATATCGAGCCTTATCTGGGCGCAGACATCGGCATTGCCAAAAACAATAACGAAGGTTCGCAACGCGCCATGGGGTGGTTGCAGGTTTGA
- a CDS encoding LemA family protein, protein MGIISLVLIFVSIAAVLLYFKQQLKDRKKDCRESFVSLRIALDCRHQAVRHVLDAYGKHLQEQGIASDQNVQQMCAEVETALAQTAKTFSESKIKHLCEAETALNHALKKLQTAVKGLLKQYPDEKLAGLMEMLDAAEAEVASARRTYNRRAGSYNHHLNKLPNRLVAKPLGFDKQARLVRFTENQTQRMSSNMLA, encoded by the coding sequence ATGGGCATTATTAGTCTTGTACTTATCTTCGTATCAATCGCCGCTGTCTTATTGTATTTCAAACAACAGTTGAAAGACCGCAAAAAAGACTGTCGCGAATCCTTTGTCTCTTTGCGCATTGCGCTCGACTGCCGACATCAGGCCGTCCGTCATGTATTGGATGCATACGGCAAACACCTGCAAGAGCAGGGCATTGCATCGGATCAAAACGTTCAGCAGATGTGTGCCGAAGTCGAAACCGCATTGGCGCAAACTGCCAAAACATTTTCCGAATCCAAAATCAAACATCTGTGCGAAGCCGAAACAGCATTGAATCATGCACTGAAAAAATTGCAAACTGCCGTCAAAGGCCTTTTGAAACAGTATCCTGATGAGAAATTGGCCGGTTTGATGGAAATGCTGGATGCAGCAGAGGCGGAAGTCGCATCGGCACGACGCACTTACAACCGCAGAGCCGGCAGCTACAATCATCATTTAAACAAATTGCCCAACCGCCTTGTCGCCAAGCCATTAGGCTTTGACAAGCAGGCAAGATTGGTTCGTTTTACGGAAAACCAAACGCAACGAATGAGCAGCAATATGTTGGCTTAA
- the patB gene encoding peptidoglycan O-acetyltransferase PatB produces MKRFISLFVSILLSAVALTWFAQNSINAYWQQTYHENSPLEPLSEYAWWRIGADWQQKAYEFSDGLKASLETEDALASEDSDIKTARPSENTENIKVSDNQKDSAASDAANNTDTATSEPSNQAEQSATQVVLKKGNKVFFAGDSLMQGVAPFVQKHLKQEYGVQSVNLSKQSTGLSYPNFFDWPKTIEQTLQKEPDIRVLVVFLGPNDPWDFPMGKKYLKFATPEWEAEYLNRVRRILDAASAHDVQVIWLGIPYMKKAKLNEQMRYLDKILSGTVSPQAIWLPTDKLLSNGAEEYADSVKVDGKIIRYRSKDGIHFSAEGQKLLAGKIMEKINFTHDTQP; encoded by the coding sequence ATGAAACGCTTTATCTCCCTGTTTGTTTCTATTCTGCTCAGTGCGGTTGCGCTGACATGGTTTGCCCAAAACTCCATCAATGCCTATTGGCAGCAGACCTATCATGAAAACAGTCCGCTTGAGCCTTTATCCGAATACGCTTGGTGGCGTATCGGTGCAGATTGGCAACAAAAAGCCTACGAATTTTCAGACGGCCTGAAAGCTTCACTGGAAACAGAAGACGCTTTGGCTTCGGAAGACTCTGACATTAAAACAGCAAGGCCGTCTGAAAATACGGAAAACATTAAAGTATCGGACAATCAAAAAGACTCTGCTGCTTCCGATGCGGCTAACAATACGGATACCGCCACCAGCGAGCCAAGCAATCAGGCTGAACAGTCAGCAACGCAGGTCGTATTGAAAAAAGGTAACAAAGTTTTCTTTGCCGGCGACTCGCTGATGCAGGGCGTTGCACCTTTTGTACAAAAACACCTCAAGCAAGAATATGGCGTACAATCGGTCAACCTCAGCAAACAAAGCACCGGCTTGTCCTACCCCAACTTCTTCGACTGGCCGAAAACCATCGAACAAACTTTACAAAAAGAACCCGACATCCGCGTTTTGGTTGTATTCTTAGGCCCTAACGACCCATGGGATTTCCCGATGGGTAAAAAATACCTGAAGTTCGCCACCCCCGAATGGGAAGCGGAATACCTCAACCGCGTCCGCCGTATTCTTGATGCAGCCTCCGCACATGATGTCCAAGTCATTTGGCTGGGCATTCCTTACATGAAAAAAGCCAAACTCAACGAACAGATGCGCTACCTCGACAAAATCCTGTCGGGTACAGTGTCACCTCAAGCCATCTGGCTGCCAACTGACAAACTGTTGAGCAATGGCGCAGAAGAATATGCCGACTCTGTCAAAGTAGATGGAAAAATCATCCGTTACCGCAGCAAGGACGGCATTCACTTTTCCGCAGAAGGCCAAAAACTATTGGCCGGAAAAATTATGGAAAAAATTAATTTTACACACGATACACAACCATGA
- a CDS encoding Dyp-type peroxidase, which yields MSHPQSAIIPDHAQAGIFIEADISDGRNEDIKSACRLALEALAKLKTRFPNDILGLTIAFGSRAWQSFGHTDEGSEIKPFPELGNGLAPSTQHDLYIHIQATEQKAAYALAQSVLGAFGDSIRVATEEHGLRLYEDRGLDGFVDGTENPQGDDNVRNVAIIPEGKPDAGGSYVLLQKYLHDLKKWDAVPTAVQEASVGRSKETNDEFSKDVRLPDSHLGRVNVKENGVGLKIVRRSLPFGKLSGEHGLMFTSYCNTLHNIEVQLLNMFGDADGKTDLLLKYLSKAVSGAYYYAPSVERLQNL from the coding sequence ATGAGCCATCCCCAATCAGCCATTATTCCTGATCATGCACAAGCCGGTATTTTTATCGAAGCAGACATTTCAGACGGCCGCAACGAAGACATCAAATCTGCCTGCCGTCTTGCTTTGGAGGCTCTGGCTAAACTGAAAACCCGTTTTCCGAATGATATTTTGGGTTTGACCATTGCCTTCGGCAGCCGCGCATGGCAATCGTTCGGCCATACTGACGAAGGCAGCGAAATCAAACCTTTCCCTGAATTGGGCAACGGCCTTGCCCCTTCCACCCAACACGACCTCTATATCCACATTCAAGCCACCGAGCAAAAAGCCGCCTATGCCTTGGCTCAATCTGTTTTAGGTGCATTCGGCGACAGCATTCGCGTAGCCACTGAAGAACACGGTCTGCGCCTGTATGAAGACCGCGGCTTGGACGGTTTTGTCGATGGTACGGAAAATCCGCAGGGCGATGACAATGTACGCAATGTTGCCATCATTCCTGAAGGCAAGCCGGATGCCGGCGGCAGCTATGTTTTGCTGCAAAAATACCTGCACGATTTGAAAAAATGGGATGCCGTCCCTACTGCCGTGCAAGAAGCCAGCGTGGGCCGCAGCAAAGAAACCAATGACGAATTCAGCAAAGACGTGCGCCTGCCCGACTCCCATCTCGGCCGCGTCAATGTCAAAGAAAACGGCGTTGGCTTGAAAATTGTCCGCCGCAGCCTGCCCTTCGGCAAACTCAGCGGCGAACATGGTTTGATGTTCACTTCCTATTGCAACACGCTGCACAATATTGAAGTTCAGCTGCTCAATATGTTCGGCGATGCAGACGGCAAAACCGACTTACTGCTGAAATATTTGTCTAAAGCCGTATCAGGTGCTTACTACTACGCGCCTTCTGTCGAGCGTTTGCAAAATCTTTAA
- a CDS encoding metallophosphoesterase — protein MFGKMFFVSVILLQVFTFGLGRSLQWLFAPWIGKVGRRWLMGISYFITNGLLVGLLLELGHIMFRVVAFWMVILLFVMYAALATFILYLLLRRFMARQPLSRSLRLFAPLFVAGLLGFGMYNAYTPVVRHQTVFINKKMDKPLRIGVASDLHLGILFGARQLDKLTDIMKREQVDMVLLPGDLMDDTVDAYLKENMKPHLQKLTAPMGVYATLGNHDWFRDQKRIKHELEAAGLTVLANQVLEVNGVLLVGRSDDLDRKRPSAEQLLDGQNTELPVLLMDHRPTSIEAHARLPIDVQVSGHVHNGQVAPANLIVRTLYRLAYGYEAIGNGHFFTTSGYGFWGIPLRLGSQSEVWVIDIKSKH, from the coding sequence ATGTTTGGCAAGATGTTTTTTGTGAGCGTCATTCTGTTGCAAGTGTTTACATTCGGGCTCGGGCGTTCGCTGCAATGGCTGTTTGCGCCTTGGATCGGTAAAGTCGGCAGACGTTGGCTGATGGGTATTTCCTATTTCATTACAAACGGCTTGTTGGTCGGCTTGCTGCTGGAGTTGGGACATATAATGTTCCGCGTGGTGGCGTTTTGGATGGTGATCTTGCTGTTTGTGATGTATGCCGCGTTGGCGACATTTATCCTGTATCTTTTGCTGCGCCGTTTTATGGCGCGCCAACCGCTGTCACGAAGCCTGCGGCTGTTTGCGCCTTTGTTTGTAGCCGGTTTGCTCGGTTTTGGGATGTATAACGCCTATACGCCCGTTGTCCGCCATCAAACCGTATTCATCAATAAGAAAATGGATAAGCCGCTGCGTATCGGCGTGGCCAGCGATTTACACTTGGGGATTTTGTTCGGCGCGCGTCAATTGGACAAGCTGACGGACATCATGAAGCGGGAACAAGTTGATATGGTGTTGCTGCCGGGCGATTTGATGGACGATACCGTCGACGCGTACTTGAAAGAAAACATGAAACCGCATTTGCAGAAGCTGACTGCGCCGATGGGCGTTTATGCCACTTTGGGCAATCATGACTGGTTCCGTGATCAGAAGCGTATCAAACATGAATTGGAAGCGGCAGGCTTGACGGTTTTGGCCAATCAGGTTTTGGAAGTGAATGGTGTGTTGCTGGTAGGGCGGAGCGATGATTTGGATCGCAAGCGTCCCAGCGCGGAGCAGCTTTTGGATGGTCAAAATACCGAATTACCGGTTTTATTGATGGATCACCGTCCTACTTCAATCGAAGCCCATGCCCGTCTGCCGATTGATGTGCAGGTCTCCGGCCATGTCCACAACGGCCAAGTTGCACCTGCCAACCTTATTGTCCGTACGCTTTATCGTCTTGCTTACGGTTATGAGGCGATCGGCAACGGCCATTTCTTCACCACTTCGGGCTACGGCTTCTGGGGCATTCCCCTGCGTTTGGGTTCGCAATCAGAAGTGTGGGTTATCGACATCAAGTCAAAGCATTGA
- a CDS encoding filamentous hemagglutinin N-terminal domain-containing protein: MKIDTLYQPKLSASGKVTVAVCFAFLGNAAVAANIEAIGQTSVQQQHNVDIVNIAAPTAQGLSHNQYNKYNVSQHGAVLNNALSAGKSQLAGNLSANKNFQGQAASVILNEVVSKNPSLILGQQEIFGIAADYVLANPNGITHNGGSILNANRTSLVVGTPTVSDGTLKSFNISDNGKQLQVNGNLSGNRVVDLLAPQVVVGKSANVNAADAINVSSGKSNFDYKTAQIEALDAASNAPVLDGHIFGSMRAGTIRIHATDKRAKQNIQNATITGTHYLNIDSKGNLSIQSANLTGAQMELFARDTDIKGTVTSHSANKSSSGKEAKNVQHFRSDRNKTETFTASNINASESLTLNNSGSLNLSAANINAGALTASATGNINSNAVKTTNRTESDHTQSKGLWYNNNLSSSTDESLHQTKINAGSVNIATTGKVQLDATELNSAADARIAAQQGIVLSSNSETDSSSTYVSFKNETAALKTGIATKSSKNSTAHQTKISAAGDIGLISEGDLSTYGASIVANGNVVTDVNNINLGTQTTINTNSLDDQKNTGAACSAVKAKFKTTVPKTCTAAALLPTQT, from the coding sequence ATGAAAATCGACACTTTATATCAGCCTAAGCTCTCAGCTTCCGGCAAAGTAACTGTCGCCGTGTGCTTTGCATTCCTGGGAAATGCAGCGGTAGCCGCCAATATCGAAGCCATCGGCCAAACTTCGGTACAGCAGCAACACAATGTTGACATCGTCAACATTGCCGCACCGACGGCCCAAGGTCTTTCTCACAACCAATATAACAAGTACAACGTTTCCCAACACGGTGCCGTTTTGAATAACGCCCTGTCTGCCGGTAAATCCCAACTGGCTGGAAACCTGTCTGCCAACAAAAACTTCCAAGGTCAGGCTGCATCTGTGATCTTGAATGAAGTGGTCAGCAAAAACCCTTCCCTGATCTTGGGTCAGCAAGAGATCTTCGGTATTGCCGCAGACTATGTTTTGGCAAACCCTAACGGCATTACCCACAACGGCGGCAGCATCCTGAATGCCAACCGCACATCCTTGGTTGTCGGTACGCCAACTGTTTCAGACGGCACGTTGAAATCTTTCAATATCAGCGACAATGGCAAACAACTGCAAGTAAACGGCAATTTGAGCGGCAACCGCGTAGTTGACCTGCTCGCGCCGCAAGTGGTTGTCGGCAAATCAGCTAACGTTAATGCCGCCGATGCCATCAACGTTTCTTCAGGCAAAAGCAACTTCGACTACAAAACCGCACAAATCGAAGCATTGGACGCTGCTTCAAATGCGCCGGTGCTTGACGGTCATATCTTCGGCAGTATGCGCGCCGGTACCATCCGCATCCACGCGACTGACAAACGCGCCAAACAAAACATTCAAAATGCCACCATTACCGGCACCCACTACCTGAATATCGACAGCAAAGGCAACCTGAGCATCCAGTCTGCCAATCTGACCGGCGCACAAATGGAACTGTTTGCCCGCGATACAGACATCAAAGGCACGGTTACCAGCCATTCTGCTAACAAATCTTCCAGCGGCAAAGAGGCAAAAAATGTTCAGCACTTCCGTTCAGACCGCAACAAAACTGAAACCTTTACCGCCAGCAATATCAATGCATCCGAGTCATTGACTTTGAACAATAGCGGCAGCCTCAATCTGAGCGCGGCCAACATCAATGCCGGTGCGCTGACTGCTTCTGCCACAGGCAATATCAATTCTAACGCGGTAAAAACAACCAACCGTACAGAATCTGACCACACTCAAAGCAAAGGCCTTTGGTACAACAACAACCTGAGTTCCTCTACTGACGAAAGCCTGCATCAAACCAAAATCAATGCCGGTTCTGTCAATATTGCGACCACCGGCAAAGTCCAATTGGATGCAACCGAACTGAATTCGGCTGCCGATGCACGCATTGCCGCCCAACAAGGAATTGTATTGAGCAGCAACAGCGAAACCGACAGCAGCTCGACTTATGTCAGCTTCAAAAATGAAACTGCCGCGCTGAAAACCGGTATCGCTACAAAATCTTCCAAAAACTCTACCGCCCATCAAACCAAAATTTCCGCAGCCGGTGATATCGGTTTGATTTCCGAAGGCGATTTGAGCACTTACGGCGCAAGCATCGTGGCAAACGGCAATGTCGTTACCGATGTCAACAACATCAACTTGGGTACTCAAACCACCATCAACACCAACAGCCTCGACGACCAGAAAAATACTGGGGCGGCCTGTTCGGCGGTGAAAGCCAAGTTCAAAACAACCGTACCGAAAACCTGCACGGCAGCAGCATTACTGCCAACTCAAACGTAG
- a CDS encoding SGNH/GDSL hydrolase family protein yields MKFNKTLLLTLLALPITACATNDGLLSNYGSNRPAWLNKLQQLNNTSDGKFRIIQVGDSHTAGDYFTDRLRRRLQQKWGNGGIGWVYPNTVKGQRMATVRYSGSGWNTISSRKSHSDFSFGGIEARADGGSVTLSAADGSMDTQQISIFGKPVWSEQTLTVNGREIPAKQNGWQLLHTNASLPMTLSSSMPWQIGFINIERPGRGVTVSAMGINGAQLSQWSKWRPGMWEDLAQTKADLIILAYGTNEAFSGNLDISSTERTWRNYIRQIKNTLPNAGILILGAPESLKTAYGSCGNRPVLLSEVQQMQQRVARDEKIMFWSWQDAMGGACSMKNWMAQGLAAKDGVHFSAQGYETAADKLADSLIRFAQ; encoded by the coding sequence ATGAAATTTAATAAAACCTTACTCCTCACGCTTCTTGCACTCCCTATTACCGCCTGCGCAACCAATGACGGCCTGTTAAGCAACTACGGCTCCAACCGCCCTGCCTGGCTGAACAAACTGCAACAACTCAACAACACTTCAGACGGCAAATTCCGCATTATTCAAGTCGGCGACTCACACACCGCCGGCGACTATTTTACCGACCGCCTGCGCCGCCGTTTGCAACAAAAATGGGGTAACGGCGGCATCGGTTGGGTTTACCCCAACACCGTCAAAGGCCAGCGCATGGCAACCGTCCGTTACAGCGGCAGCGGTTGGAACACCATCAGCAGCCGCAAATCACACAGCGATTTCTCTTTCGGCGGCATTGAAGCACGCGCCGACGGCGGCAGCGTTACCTTAAGCGCAGCCGACGGCAGCATGGATACGCAACAAATCTCCATTTTCGGTAAACCGGTTTGGTCCGAGCAAACCCTGACCGTCAACGGCCGCGAAATCCCGGCCAAGCAAAACGGCTGGCAACTGTTGCATACCAACGCCTCCCTGCCGATGACACTCAGCAGCAGCATGCCTTGGCAAATCGGTTTCATTAATATCGAACGCCCCGGACGCGGCGTAACCGTTTCCGCCATGGGCATCAACGGCGCGCAATTGTCCCAATGGTCAAAATGGCGGCCGGGCATGTGGGAAGATTTGGCGCAAACCAAAGCCGATTTAATCATCCTTGCCTACGGTACCAACGAAGCCTTTTCCGGTAACCTCGATATTTCCTCTACCGAGCGGACATGGCGCAACTACATCCGTCAAATCAAAAACACCCTGCCCAACGCAGGCATTCTGATCCTCGGCGCGCCGGAATCTTTGAAAACCGCCTACGGTAGCTGCGGCAACCGTCCGGTTTTACTCAGCGAAGTACAACAAATGCAGCAACGCGTTGCTCGTGACGAAAAAATCATGTTCTGGTCTTGGCAGGATGCGATGGGAGGGGCATGCAGCATGAAAAACTGGATGGCGCAAGGCTTGGCAGCCAAAGACGGTGTTCACTTCTCTGCACAAGGTTATGAAACTGCAGCCGATAAGCTTGCCGACAGCCTGATCCGCTTTGCTCAATAA